In the Deinococcota bacterium genome, GCCTCGATCAACTTTATTACCGCCCATGACGGCTTTACCTTAGAGGACCTGGTCTCCTACGAGGAAAAGCACAACGAAGCCAACCTAGAGGACAACCGCGACGGCGAGAGCAACAACCACAGCGTCAACTGTGGTGTCGAAGGTGCGAGCGAGGATCACGACATCTTGTTGTGCCGGGAAACCTTAAAGCGCGGGCTCATGGCCACGCTCTTTTTGTCGCAGGGCGTGCCCATGCTCTTAGGCGGCGACGAACTCTCCAAAACGCAACGGGGCAACAACAACACCTATGCTCAAGACAACGACCTCAACTGGTACGACTGGGACCTCGACGCGCGCAAAGAGGCTTTTTTGTCGTTTATGAAGCAAATTATCGCCTTTAGAAAGGCCCACCCCAGCTTCCGGCGGCGCAACTTTTTAACGGGCG is a window encoding:
- a CDS encoding glycogen debranching enzyme GlgX produces the protein ASINFITAHDGFTLEDLVSYEEKHNEANLEDNRDGESNNHSVNCGVEGASEDHDILLCRETLKRGLMATLFLSQGVPMLLGGDELSKTQRGNNNTYAQDNDLNWYDWDLDARKEAFLSFMKQIIAFRKAHPSFRRRNFLTGEGGEGDYKDVSWWHARGHEMTPEDWTNPELPAFGMLLYGDSLKETDALGRPLTDDTFLVLFSGQKTSRFTLPPTPHGETWEKLWITAPDQIRRQPLSEPGSVVSLKPRLVTVYCAAAAKPEPARLF